Genomic DNA from Setaria italica strain Yugu1 chromosome V, Setaria_italica_v2.0, whole genome shotgun sequence:
TAGGATACACGATCTCCTGTGCATTTCAAGTTGTCCTATTGTTTGTTATTTGAAGAAGAGGGGGGCTTGAATCCATGACCTCAACCACCACAATTTATTGTCTTCTTCTAAGCTATATGGTGCCCTCATCactgattttattttgtttgacTTTAAAAATAACGCAGTTTACCTTTACTGCCTCACTATCCTTACCTAAAAATGATAGCCTGAACTTGAGCAATGACCTTGTATTTCTGAGAGttgacaaaaaaaattccaagCGCTACAATTTAAAAGTCATACCTCTTAGCAAGGCAACCTTTTAAAAAGTCAAGAGCAAAGCGAATTGAGATCTGACACATGCGACATAAACCAGAATATTAGTGGAAAATTAGCTAAAAAGTCCTAATATGTCAGGCATTTTTTCCTCACCTCAATGTAGTATGCAACCGCGGAGGCACGTTTCCTCGAACACCTGGTGGGCGGCGAGAACGGTGACGAGATGCCACAAGATCCCCTTGGCGACCACGATGAACCGATGATCGATTACTGGGACAATATCCCAGTCTCCAGCGCCTCGAGCCATTTCATCTGCTTGCTCCTCGGTATTCGCCCTCCGCTCGCACCTCGAGTCCTCCTTCCACATGCTCGACGCCATGAAGGCCATGGCCGTGGCCATGGCTGTGGCACCCACTTGCGACCAACGGCTCAACGAGGCGCGCCATGGAGGCGTGTCGCCGGAGTCAACTCTCCGGCGAGCCCCTTTGGTATGGGGCTATTGTGACTTGCAGTGCCGGCGTTGCGGAGGAACGAGAAGGCCAGCGCCATGAGCAACGGAAGACTGGTGCCGACCAGCGACCATGGTCTCGAGACGACTGACGAGAGCGGGCCGCTTTTTGAAAGAGATCTCGAGACTCGGGCTCTCGGCACGGAATCTACACGAGAGGTAGCCGGGGAGGACACAGCCGGGCCGCGTCAGGTGCAGGGCTGTAGCCGGTGATTGCCGATTTGCCATCAGAGTTCTGGAGCATCTCAGACAATGAGCAATGAACACCAAAACTTCTAGAGCAAATTTTTGCTTTTCAGAACAAAACTTAGCAATGTTTTTCTTAAAATACTATAACGTAAATTTTACTTTTCCGATTACACTATGTGCATTTATTAAGACAAAGGAAAATAGATATAGACATTTGAGAATGCCTAATGGCCTATATATGCGTGAAGCATATATGCATCATATGCATGTGCATTGCCTGCTTGCCGAGGGTTGAAGTGCTCAAGTGCATGACTATTGACTGCATGGCATGCTGCTCGGTCCTAGGCTGCTCGCTGCATTCTGCATGCCGAGGCAGAAGACCAGAAGCTGTCATGCGCGGAGTAGTAACGTGGAGTATAACATGGAGTCTTCTGGTTGGATGTTGACTAggagtagctagctagctacctgCCTAGCTAGATGAGCATTGCATGCACCGTATGTGTCAGTCTGTGAACTGGAAGGATGGTAGTGATAGCTGAAGACTGAAGTGCAAAGCAGCGGTGCCCTGATCGCCTGTGTGTTGTGCTTGAGAATATACACAGGGGGTTACAGATTTTCACCCACATTTTCTTTACTAAGAAGATGAGTACACATACTGATAATTAAGGAGCCAAGGTCAATGGCCAACAAAATCATTTGCATACATGAAGCCACCGAGATCTCTGCGACTTTGCCTTCTCGTATTCATGTCATGACTTTGTATTTGTTTTCGTATTCACGTGAAGCGAACTACTAGTTGGTTGACAATGAGACAGATTTCAGGATCAGGATACAAAGTAGTACAAGGTGAAGCCGTGAAGTAACCCCCGCTCcgttcgcttcaacttatcagccggcttatcagccaccgaacagtatttttctctcacaacaaatcagtcgtttcagcttttcagccggcttataagtccagccgaacaggtcCGACACTTCGTGCAGAGACCAGAGGGCATTTAAACTTGCACATCACACTCCATGATGACATCCCGGTGACTGTTCAAAAGCAAATCGATCGATCTGTGGGCGCGCGCGCCTTGTTTCATACATATTCTCAATTTGCGAAATTGCTCTAAATCTCATGCCATGCTACTAACAGAACTATGAGACAGTTCAGATGTGGGAAGCATGATTGTTGAACCAAGGGCTGGACAGCAATCGACAGACTTGATAAATCTAGCTGCGTGCAAAGTGCAGTTCAAATCAAAGCTTACAAATTAAGATTTCTCACATACCAAATCAAAATTAGTTTACACAGAATGTCACGCTGCACACAAACAGCACCAGTGAAAAACAGCAGAAAAGAATGGAAATCCCACCCCGGACGACGTATCAATCGCATTTCTCGGATCAGTAACTCCCATGCGTGCTCATCAATGGCGTGCCATGAACACTGTTCTCACGCGTCAGTAGTGGCGCGTGGGCGCGCACATCTCCGGCCTGAACGCGAGCGGGCCGGCGGCGTACACGACGTTCTCGATGCCGCGGCCGTCGGTCCAGCGCTTGCCCTCGTCGCGGAGGCTCGCGCCGCCCATGCCGCCGTTGATGTTGGTGACGACGTTGCACTTGGCGTCCGGCGACGAGAGCAGGCGCACGAAGCAGGCCTCGCGGGGGTCCTTGCCGAAGAAGTCGCCGGCGCGCTCGACGCCGAACTCCGCGAGGAAGTAGCCGTTGTAGTCGGCGGCGGGGGACCGCCACGCCATGACGCGGTTCTTCCTGTCGCGGCAGGTGACCGTCACCCTAGCgcccggcagcgccgccgcgccgtcgaggCTCGGCGACCCCCGCTTCGCGCAGCTCTGGCAGAGCACGAGGCCCTCCACGCGCACCACCACCAGCTTCTcttgtcgccgtcgccgtgggcGGGCGGTGGGGTGtacggcgcgggcggcggggtgtggGGTGGCGGTGTCGAGGGGCTGGGGCTGCTGCCGTAGCCGtcagcggtggcgccggcggcgaggagggagatGAGGACGGCGATGGGGAGGAAGGCCGCCATTGTTGCTTAGTGGCCGGCGCTCGATCGATCACTAGGATCGgatcggaggaggaggtcg
This window encodes:
- the LOC101774223 gene encoding uncharacterized protein LOC101774223; protein product: MAAFLPIAVLISLLAAGATADGYGSSPSPSTPPPHTPPPAPCAKRGSPSLDGAAALPGARVTVTCRDRKNRVMAWRSPAADYNGYFLAEFGVERAGDFFGKDPREACFVRLLSSPDAKCNVVTNINGGMGGASLRDEGKRWTDGRGIENVVYAAGPLAFRPEMCAPTRHY